The following proteins are co-located in the Nitrospira sp. genome:
- a CDS encoding 2'-deoxycytidine 5'-triphosphate deaminase, with the protein MSRRATQGILPYQDIKQLIANRAITASPAVEERQIQPASLDLRLGRKAYRLISSFLPELSTISSRLNVLDFYQSDLVMYEMDLTEGAILEKGHVYLVPLLETLALPKTLRARANPKSTTGRLDVFTRIVTDLNTGFDEIRAGYQGPLFLEIVPRSFAIKVRTGQSLNQIRFVRGEATVSDASLKTLHGKSPLLYHNSAPRKPLGAREFRAERGLFLRIDLKGEDRADSTIIGYRAKKNSHVIDLAKVGHYAAADFWEPLHRHRHNSLLLEPEEFYILASKERIRVPAGYAAEMVAYEAACGELRTHYAGFFDPGFGYGADGEIKGTQVVLEVRPHDVPFLIHDGQTFFKVVYDRMLDVPSQLYGTTLGSSYQRQALTLSKHFKV; encoded by the coding sequence GTGAGCAGACGCGCAACCCAGGGCATTCTCCCCTACCAAGACATCAAGCAACTGATCGCCAACCGGGCCATCACCGCCTCTCCGGCCGTCGAGGAGCGGCAAATCCAGCCGGCCAGCCTCGACTTGCGCCTGGGGCGCAAAGCCTACCGGCTCATCAGCAGCTTTCTCCCGGAACTCTCTACCATCTCCTCACGGCTCAATGTGCTCGACTTCTATCAATCCGATCTCGTGATGTACGAGATGGATCTGACCGAGGGCGCAATTCTGGAGAAGGGCCACGTGTATCTGGTGCCGCTGCTCGAAACCCTTGCGCTCCCCAAGACCTTGCGGGCCAGGGCCAATCCGAAAAGCACCACCGGCCGGCTGGACGTCTTCACCCGCATCGTCACCGACTTGAACACCGGCTTCGACGAAATCCGCGCCGGCTACCAGGGTCCGCTCTTTCTCGAAATCGTCCCGCGCTCGTTCGCGATCAAGGTGCGCACCGGCCAATCGCTGAATCAGATCCGCTTTGTCCGGGGCGAGGCCACGGTCTCCGATGCGTCGCTGAAAACGCTGCACGGCAAATCCCCGCTGCTCTACCACAACAGCGCCCCCAGAAAACCATTGGGGGCCCGTGAATTCCGCGCCGAGCGCGGGCTGTTCCTGAGGATCGATCTCAAAGGGGAAGACCGCGCCGATTCCACTATCATCGGCTATCGCGCCAAGAAAAACAGCCACGTGATCGACCTGGCCAAAGTCGGCCATTACGCCGCCGCCGACTTCTGGGAGCCGCTCCACCGGCACCGGCACAACAGTTTACTCCTGGAACCGGAAGAGTTTTACATTCTGGCCTCGAAAGAGCGGATCCGCGTTCCGGCGGGCTATGCCGCCGAGATGGTCGCCTACGAAGCGGCCTGCGGAGAACTGCGCACCCACTATGCGGGATTCTTCGACCCCGGATTCGGCTACGGCGCCGACGGGGAAATCAAAGGCACCCAGGTCGTCCTGGAAGTCCGCCCGCATGACGTCCCCTTCCTGATCCACGACGGCCAGACATTTTTTAAGGTTGTATATGACCGCATGCTCGACGTACCCTCACAGCTCTACGGCACCACGTTAGGGTCGTCCTATCAGCGGCAGGCCCTCACGCTCAGCAAACATTTTAAAGTGTAA